CCGACCGGGCAGGTTGACGCGCACAACACCGCAGGTGAGGCCACACTGGGGGTCCTGAGGTCTGCACGGACCGCCGGACGGAGGGTGAAGAAGATGGTGACCGCGTCACACGGGACGGTTCCGCCGACCGACCAGCAGTCGATCGGGCAGCTGATCGGCCGGCTCAGCGAGCAGAGCTCGAAGCTCGTGCGTGCCGAGATCGAGCTGGCGAAGGCCGAGGTCACGAGCCGCGCGAAGGAGGCCGGCATCGGGATCGGGCTGCTCGCGGGTGCGGCGTTCTTCGGCTTCTTCACGTTCGCGGTGCTGCTCGCGACGGCGATCATCGCGCTCAACGGTCAGATGGCCCTGTGGCTCGCCGCGCTGCTCGTGGGCGTCGTGCTGCTGATCATCACGGCCGTGCTCGCGCTGCTCGGGGTCAAGCGCCTCCAGGCCGGTGCCCCGCCGACCCCCGAGCGAGCCGTGGAGAACGTGAAGCTCGACGTCGACGCCGTCAAGGAAGGCCTGCACTGATGACCACCGACCCGAAGCTCTCCGAGATCGAGGCCCAGCTGGCCGCGACCCGCGCCGAGCTCGCCGCGACGGTCGACGAGCTCTCGACGCGCCTCGACCCCCGCACCCAGGCGAACAACGCCGTCGACGCCGGCAAGCGCCTGTGGCGCGACGCGCTCGGCACCGATCCGACGGCCGACCCGACCAACCGGAACAAGGCCCGGGCGATCGTCGGCGGCGCAGCCGCGGTGCTCGCGCTGATCGTCACGGGCGCGATCCGCAAGTAGCCCCTCCCGGCCGTCGGGCCGCGCGACCCCCGCGCGCCCGGCGGCCGAGGCGCGTCCGGGGGCGAGCGCAGCGACCTGTCCACGGACGTCTCGTACCGACCGCGCTCGGCCGCGCGGACGCTCGCCCGGCCGACGTGGACGCCGCTCGAGCCGACGACCCGGCTCGCTCAGGCGGAGGCTCGCTCAGGCCGACGCCCGCTCAGGCCGACGCCGACGTCGTCGCTCGCCGGCACAGACCCTGCTCAGGCCGACGCGGACGCCGACTCGAGCGTCGCGCCCCGCGCGGCCTCCTCGTGCGCGAGCAGCGCGCGCTTGGGACCGGGCCCGAAGTAGTACCCGCCGATCTGGCCGCTCGACCTCACGATGCGGTGGCACGGCACGAACGGCGCGACGAGGTTGCGCGCGCACGCGCCGCCCGCCGCCCGGACCGCCGCCGGCCGCCCCGCCGCCGCGGCGAGGGCCGTGTAGCTGACCGTCGCCCCCGGCGGGACCGCTCGCATCGCGCGCCACAGCTCCTGCTGGAACGGTCCCCCGGGCTGCGCGACGGGCACCGTGTCGAGCGCACCGACGTGCCCGTCGGCGTACGCGCGGACCGCGTCGACGACCGCGGCGGGGCCGGGACCGACGGCCTCGAGGGCGTCCGGGTCGAGGCGCTGCACGCCGTCGGCGCGCACCTCCGCAGAGAGCCGCTCGACGGTCTCGTCGAAGGGCCCGAAGCCGGAGACGCGGACGACCCCGTCGGGGTCGAGCACCACGGTGAGGGCGCCGGCCGGGGTGT
The Cellulomonas sp. NS3 DNA segment above includes these coding regions:
- a CDS encoding phage holin family protein yields the protein MVTASHGTVPPTDQQSIGQLIGRLSEQSSKLVRAEIELAKAEVTSRAKEAGIGIGLLAGAAFFGFFTFAVLLATAIIALNGQMALWLAALLVGVVLLIITAVLALLGVKRLQAGAPPTPERAVENVKLDVDAVKEGLH
- a CDS encoding DUF3618 domain-containing protein, whose amino-acid sequence is MTTDPKLSEIEAQLAATRAELAATVDELSTRLDPRTQANNAVDAGKRLWRDALGTDPTADPTNRNKARAIVGGAAAVLALIVTGAIRK
- a CDS encoding methylated-DNA--[protein]-cysteine S-methyltransferase; protein product: MTTLLATILDTPAGALTVVLDPDGVVRVSGFGPFDETVERLSAEVRADGVQRLDPDALEAVGPGPAAVVDAVRAYADGHVGALDTVPVAQPGGPFQQELWRAMRAVPPGATVSYTALAAAAGRPAAVRAAGGACARNLVAPFVPCHRIVRSSGQIGGYYFGPGPKRALLAHEEAARGATLESASASA